One genomic segment of Acidobacteriota bacterium includes these proteins:
- a CDS encoding sulfatase-like hydrolase/transferase, with amino-acid sequence MTQPLDQSVDADRRKPLILWIVPLVASVFVPALWWTGADWPFAFRPDLVATMTTFVVFYATVILAALSHGFRHRIRWAMGVTTVVVVVSFQWSAFVGTAENFSAVTGVSFLADVIPVAIAGSLIWISVRLAHDWQFAIIVGTATIAALVAAALVSFSLVAPSPSPLEIATAMPGSPDVLLLVLDGYGRADWLEDNFDFDNGAFLAELESRGFAIATEATANYSYTFGSVSSMLNLDYVFSLGEVTEDERKEMRAALTGAVGLIPAFKEAGYEVAYIENVWGGSRCGSAVDWCIRTGLARHGLWNLGRMSILAPLMATLVPDPLTSLALEQLQSLGEMVTEPHPNSSPRFTFAHVVLPHAPMLFSAGCARHSYGEARRWGVGSEELQAERQSNYVDQVKCVNRQVVEALDSFLGEHPDGIVMITADHGPASNLLVDLPADELAPATIDERMKILSAYRLPGCEEAFRRDLTPVNGVRVLLNCATGAGLGELPDSPADASESSE; translated from the coding sequence GTGACCCAGCCCTTGGATCAGTCCGTAGACGCCGATCGGCGGAAACCTCTCATCCTGTGGATTGTGCCACTCGTCGCTTCGGTATTCGTGCCTGCTTTGTGGTGGACAGGGGCAGATTGGCCCTTTGCGTTTAGGCCCGACCTTGTCGCCACGATGACAACGTTTGTCGTGTTCTACGCCACGGTCATACTGGCGGCGCTCTCACACGGGTTTCGCCACCGGATTCGGTGGGCGATGGGTGTCACTACAGTCGTGGTAGTTGTCAGTTTCCAATGGAGCGCGTTTGTGGGGACCGCGGAAAATTTCTCCGCTGTGACCGGTGTCTCGTTCCTTGCAGACGTCATCCCAGTAGCCATTGCCGGATCGCTGATTTGGATTTCGGTTCGGCTTGCGCACGATTGGCAGTTTGCGATAATCGTCGGAACGGCAACTATCGCAGCCCTCGTCGCAGCGGCGCTCGTCAGTTTCTCGCTGGTCGCTCCATCACCGAGTCCTCTCGAAATTGCGACGGCGATGCCTGGGTCGCCGGACGTGCTTCTCCTCGTCCTCGACGGCTATGGTCGGGCCGACTGGCTCGAAGACAATTTCGATTTCGACAACGGCGCATTTCTTGCAGAGCTGGAGTCACGTGGTTTCGCCATCGCCACGGAGGCCACCGCCAACTATTCGTATACGTTCGGCTCCGTGTCCTCGATGTTGAATCTTGACTACGTCTTCTCTCTGGGAGAGGTCACTGAGGATGAACGGAAGGAAATGCGTGCAGCCCTCACCGGAGCGGTGGGTCTCATTCCAGCGTTCAAGGAAGCGGGATACGAAGTCGCTTACATCGAAAACGTGTGGGGTGGTTCGCGATGTGGTTCGGCCGTCGATTGGTGTATCCGCACCGGACTTGCGAGACACGGTTTATGGAATCTAGGCCGAATGTCCATCTTGGCACCCCTTATGGCGACGCTAGTTCCTGATCCGCTCACTAGCCTGGCACTTGAGCAGCTCCAGTCTCTTGGTGAAATGGTGACCGAGCCGCACCCAAACAGCAGCCCGCGGTTTACGTTCGCGCATGTGGTATTGCCGCATGCGCCGATGTTATTCAGCGCCGGCTGCGCACGCCACTCTTACGGTGAGGCCCGCAGGTGGGGAGTTGGAAGCGAGGAACTGCAGGCGGAGCGTCAGAGCAACTACGTTGACCAGGTCAAATGTGTCAACCGCCAAGTTGTCGAAGCCCTCGACTCCTTTCTCGGCGAACATCCCGACGGCATAGTCATGATTACGGCCGACCACGGACCCGCCTCGAACCTCCTGGTGGATCTTCCCGCAGACGAATTGGCGCCAGCGACGATTGACGAGCGGATGAAGATACTGAGTGCCTACCGGCTGCCGGGATGCGAGGAGGCCTTTCGCAGGGATCTCACGCCGGTGAACGGCGTTCGTGTGCTTCTCAATTGTGCGACCGGTGCGGGATTGGGTGAATTGCCTGATTCGCCGGCGGATGCCTCCGAGTCCTCTGAATGA
- a CDS encoding DUF971 domain-containing protein — protein sequence MSEIPEPRKIEVSAGELLRIDWEDGATTSMTAAELRACCPCAGCRTLTSEGGETRDYGAARIESTVLVGTYALGFTFSPDQHGTGIYSFEMLRSYAVR from the coding sequence ATGAGTGAAATTCCAGAACCGCGCAAGATCGAGGTTTCCGCTGGCGAACTTCTCAGGATCGACTGGGAGGACGGCGCGACGACATCTATGACGGCTGCCGAGTTGCGAGCGTGCTGTCCCTGTGCGGGCTGCCGGACTCTCACATCCGAGGGTGGCGAAACACGTGACTACGGTGCAGCACGTATTGAGTCGACGGTGCTCGTTGGAACCTACGCCCTCGGGTTCACGTTTTCGCCGGATCAGCACGGCACCGGAATCTACAGTTTTGAGATGCTGCGTAGTTACGCGGTCCGATAG
- the nuoL gene encoding NADH-quinone oxidoreductase subunit L has product MPALQALAAYAAPLILATEEHGGGEALQYGNGGLLASAAWLIPVVPLVAAFAIAFFGKRLPHKGWELAMGAMGFVGLYGIILVVMSLNQGITFEGAISIGEFGPVDIEWGWVVDGLSTMMYFVVGVVGSLVFIYAKSYMDDDIRYTWFFASFTLFVGGMLVLVSAPNLIQLIVGWELVGVASYLLIGHYWEDHANSSAAIKAFLVNKVADVGLILGAIIIGMSAGSFRFSDILAQVSSGDNDVLKKFAFLGGLALFIAAMGKSAQFPLHVWLPDAMAGPTPVSALMHAATMVTAGIYLIARLFPLYFVEGFAVDVRPIIMIVGALTLFLTGLIALVQTDLKKVLAYSTLSQLGYMIAAMGAGAYTAALFHLFTHAFFKALLFLAAGSVIHSVHSNEMTDMGGLRKYMPTTFKTFVIGSIALAGIFPLAGFWSKDEILVSLGEASGAAANFALYLAIGGAFITAFYMTRAIYLTFYGEYKGAGHPHESPRMMTTPLVVLAGFAIVVGLINIPGSTSVFTRLTAARFTLMGDIHATEINFSMAALGLAAGLGGILLGYRLWSKDADTQEARDTFRIPVLYPLLEHKYYIDDLYMDGIIRPIRGPIARAVDWFNGHVIDLVVNGAGFLAMYVGKYVYKFDQSGLDGAILASAAATGGGGDVLRRLQSGRVQQYAVLIFAGTVVLVAGFIVF; this is encoded by the coding sequence ATGCCCGCGCTCCAGGCCCTCGCTGCCTACGCTGCGCCGCTGATCCTTGCAACCGAGGAACACGGCGGTGGTGAGGCCCTGCAATACGGCAACGGCGGGTTGCTCGCTTCTGCCGCTTGGCTGATCCCGGTCGTTCCTTTGGTCGCAGCGTTTGCTATTGCCTTCTTCGGCAAACGGCTGCCACACAAGGGTTGGGAATTGGCGATGGGGGCCATGGGTTTCGTCGGCCTGTACGGAATTATTTTGGTGGTCATGTCGCTGAATCAGGGCATCACGTTCGAAGGTGCCATCTCGATCGGTGAGTTCGGACCGGTCGATATAGAGTGGGGATGGGTGGTCGACGGCCTCTCGACCATGATGTATTTCGTGGTCGGTGTTGTTGGCTCTCTCGTCTTTATCTACGCAAAGTCCTACATGGACGACGACATCCGGTATACCTGGTTCTTTGCGTCGTTCACACTGTTTGTCGGCGGGATGCTGGTTCTGGTCTCGGCGCCGAACCTCATCCAGCTCATCGTCGGATGGGAACTTGTCGGCGTTGCGTCGTACCTACTGATCGGGCACTACTGGGAAGATCACGCCAACTCGTCTGCTGCTATCAAGGCCTTCCTTGTCAACAAGGTTGCCGACGTTGGGTTGATCCTCGGAGCCATCATCATCGGTATGTCAGCCGGGTCGTTCCGTTTTTCTGACATCCTTGCGCAGGTGTCGAGCGGCGACAACGACGTGTTGAAGAAGTTTGCGTTTCTCGGGGGACTGGCGCTCTTCATTGCGGCGATGGGCAAATCAGCGCAGTTTCCGCTGCATGTATGGCTGCCGGACGCTATGGCCGGCCCGACGCCGGTATCGGCGCTTATGCACGCCGCGACCATGGTGACCGCTGGCATCTACTTGATCGCCCGATTGTTTCCCTTGTACTTCGTTGAAGGTTTTGCGGTAGACGTGCGGCCGATCATCATGATCGTCGGCGCTCTCACACTGTTCCTCACCGGACTGATTGCGTTGGTGCAAACCGACCTGAAAAAGGTGTTGGCCTATTCAACGTTGAGCCAACTTGGATACATGATCGCGGCAATGGGTGCCGGGGCCTACACCGCGGCGCTGTTCCACCTGTTTACCCACGCCTTCTTCAAGGCCCTGCTGTTCCTCGCCGCAGGCTCGGTGATTCACTCGGTGCATTCAAACGAAATGACCGACATGGGTGGGTTGCGCAAGTACATGCCGACAACCTTCAAGACGTTCGTGATCGGTTCGATCGCGCTTGCTGGGATCTTCCCGCTTGCCGGGTTTTGGTCAAAGGACGAGATCTTGGTGTCGCTCGGTGAGGCGAGTGGTGCTGCGGCGAACTTTGCGCTCTACCTCGCCATCGGCGGCGCGTTCATAACGGCCTTCTATATGACCCGCGCCATCTACCTGACCTTTTACGGCGAGTACAAGGGTGCCGGACACCCTCACGAATCTCCGAGGATGATGACAACGCCACTCGTCGTTCTTGCTGGGTTCGCGATCGTTGTAGGTCTCATCAACATCCCAGGCAGCACATCGGTGTTCACAAGACTCACCGCGGCACGGTTCACGCTAATGGGTGACATTCACGCAACCGAGATCAACTTCTCCATGGCAGCGCTCGGACTTGCGGCCGGTCTCGGTGGAATCCTCCTCGGCTACCGGTTGTGGTCCAAAGACGCTGACACTCAAGAGGCGCGTGATACGTTCCGGATTCCGGTGCTGTACCCGCTTCTGGAACACAAGTACTACATCGACGACCTGTATATGGATGGCATCATCCGTCCCATCCGTGGGCCGATCGCTCGCGCAGTTGACTGGTTTAACGGCCACGTCATAGACCTGGTCGTGAACGGTGCAGGGTTCCTCGCCATGTATGTCGGGAAGTATGTGTACAAGTTTGATCAGAGTGGCCTCGACGGTGCGATCCTTGCTTCGGCGGCCGCCACCGGTGGTGGAGGCGACGTTCTGCGTCGGCTCCAGTCGGGTCGGGTGCAGCAATACGCGGTGTTGATTTTCGCGGGGACTGTTGTCCTCGTCGCCGGATTTATTGTCTTTTGA
- a CDS encoding DUF1330 domain-containing protein codes for MYISPTPESIAELMQRGLTGPVTMLNLLRFRKQANYSENPELTPDEPISGAAAYQIYMEHVGPLFAAAGGEVILSGSAGALLIGPQDARWDQVLIARYPDLGAFVAMTQDRQYHDKAGHRTAALEDSRLLPIVAD; via the coding sequence ATGTACATTTCACCAACTCCGGAGTCCATTGCTGAGCTCATGCAGCGAGGTTTAACCGGCCCAGTGACCATGCTGAATCTGCTGCGCTTTCGCAAGCAGGCGAACTACAGCGAGAACCCCGAGTTGACTCCCGACGAGCCGATCTCGGGGGCGGCGGCATATCAGATCTACATGGAACACGTCGGCCCTCTTTTTGCCGCCGCCGGTGGCGAAGTGATTTTGAGCGGTTCCGCAGGAGCGCTGTTGATCGGACCGCAGGACGCACGCTGGGATCAGGTGCTGATCGCTCGGTATCCTGACCTTGGAGCGTTTGTTGCAATGACACAGGACCGTCAGTATCACGACAAGGCAGGTCATCGCACCGCCGCGCTCGAGGACTCGCGACTACTCCCGATAGTGGCCGACTGA
- a CDS encoding NADH-quinone oxidoreductase subunit N, with product MNLDYHALLPEIILASTVMLVLVVDLLPVDKYWTAVVGLLGTSAAIVPLLTLHFCSSLSFCESTGTRSMFSDAYVVDSFSLVLKGLFLVVAVIVLLLSVGYIESGQFWQGEYYFLLLSSVLGAVVMASSRDFISMFVGLELVTAPTFLMAGWRKGDARSNEAALKYFIIGVISAAILLFGISLVYGATGELRFVDVAASIAVVGETPLLTIGILFTVLGFAFKVSAAPFHFWTPDTYEGAPTPVTAYLSVGSKTAGFVGLLTISYIAFGTARGTWAALIWILAVSSMIIGNVVAVKQTNIVRMLGYSSIAQGGFMLVPFGALVGADIGPEDLERAFFATVTYVLIYAAMNLGAFATVIAISDRIKSGDIKDLAGLGAYAPGLAGLLAVFFISLAGLPPLGGWFAKLAMFNSAIGPGSSWGLALAVIAAINAVVAFAYYGGVVKSAWFDSPPDTISPEMKNPTKVAPPLALALGITFVATILFGVLPNVITNMSDLASSLVSGL from the coding sequence GTGAACCTCGACTACCACGCACTTCTCCCCGAGATCATCCTCGCCAGCACTGTGATGTTGGTCTTGGTGGTGGACTTGTTGCCGGTGGACAAATACTGGACAGCCGTGGTTGGTCTCTTGGGGACGTCGGCCGCGATTGTGCCGTTACTCACACTGCACTTCTGCTCTTCATTGAGCTTCTGCGAGTCAACCGGCACACGGTCGATGTTCTCCGATGCGTACGTCGTGGATTCTTTTTCACTCGTTCTCAAAGGTCTGTTTCTTGTTGTCGCGGTTATCGTTTTGCTGCTGTCAGTCGGGTACATCGAGAGCGGTCAGTTCTGGCAGGGGGAGTATTACTTCTTGCTGCTCTCGTCTGTGCTCGGTGCAGTCGTGATGGCCTCGAGCCGGGACTTCATCTCGATGTTTGTTGGCCTCGAGCTGGTCACCGCACCGACGTTCCTGATGGCGGGTTGGCGCAAGGGCGACGCCCGCTCGAATGAGGCCGCCCTGAAGTACTTCATCATCGGGGTCATCTCGGCCGCGATCCTCCTGTTCGGCATATCGTTGGTCTACGGTGCGACCGGTGAACTGAGGTTTGTTGACGTAGCCGCGTCGATTGCAGTAGTTGGCGAGACACCGCTTCTTACGATCGGGATCTTGTTCACGGTGCTCGGGTTCGCTTTCAAGGTCTCGGCAGCCCCGTTCCACTTCTGGACTCCCGATACGTATGAGGGCGCCCCGACGCCGGTGACGGCGTACCTTTCCGTCGGGTCGAAGACAGCCGGGTTTGTTGGCCTTCTCACTATTAGTTACATCGCGTTTGGCACGGCACGCGGAACCTGGGCGGCGTTGATCTGGATACTGGCTGTGTCTTCGATGATTATCGGAAACGTGGTCGCGGTGAAACAGACCAACATCGTGCGCATGCTGGGGTACTCGTCGATAGCCCAAGGCGGATTCATGCTGGTGCCGTTTGGTGCGTTGGTGGGCGCCGATATCGGTCCCGAGGATCTTGAGCGAGCCTTCTTTGCGACCGTCACGTATGTGTTGATCTATGCAGCGATGAACCTCGGTGCGTTTGCGACAGTGATAGCTATATCGGATCGGATCAAGTCTGGCGATATCAAGGACCTCGCTGGTCTTGGTGCCTATGCGCCGGGCTTAGCAGGGCTGCTTGCAGTGTTCTTCATCAGTCTTGCTGGTCTTCCGCCACTTGGTGGGTGGTTCGCCAAGCTTGCCATGTTCAACAGCGCAATCGGGCCGGGGTCGTCGTGGGGTCTAGCGCTTGCCGTGATAGCCGCGATCAACGCCGTGGTCGCTTTCGCCTACTACGGCGGCGTTGTCAAGAGCGCCTGGTTTGATTCGCCGCCTGACACGATCTCACCGGAAATGAAGAACCCGACCAAAGTCGCGCCGCCACTCGCCCTCGCACTCGGGATTACCTTTGTTGCAACGATCCTGTTCGGAGTGCTTCCAAACGTCATCACCAACATGTCCGATCTTGCGAGCAGCCTCGTGAGCGGCTTGTAG
- a CDS encoding SAM-dependent methyltransferase has product MTLKQRIVARIETEGPIPFEIYQAMCLYDPDEGFFAAADDVRSSYGGDFLTSPELTAHFGRAVGRFVDDEMKLSPGDTQVVEVAAGSGSLLSALLEETRHRDAYAVERSAVARDALSGTLSGDRVVGNLDQLPSASHRITIANELIDNIPVALVVRTEDGWVEQLVGWSGTDFGFVYEAPRDAVREWADRHAGAIEVGSQAEVQIEAAQWLQHLIEDTESGTAIIFDYGGTTEELATRRTSGTLRTYRGHHLGPHPFDEPGKSDITVDVDFSALQLAAVDVGATCELIRQDDFLTRWGLRDVMSRLRREELEAARARDVMLQMRLRSERLDVETVLHPRGLGDFRVLIVRWAGR; this is encoded by the coding sequence GTGACCCTCAAGCAGCGGATTGTTGCCCGTATCGAGACGGAGGGACCGATCCCTTTTGAGATCTATCAGGCAATGTGCCTCTACGACCCCGATGAAGGATTCTTTGCAGCGGCAGACGATGTTCGATCGTCTTACGGCGGCGACTTCCTCACCAGCCCGGAGCTGACTGCCCACTTCGGCCGCGCCGTCGGACGATTTGTGGATGACGAGATGAAGCTCTCGCCTGGTGATACACAGGTTGTCGAGGTCGCCGCCGGCTCTGGTTCGTTGTTGTCTGCCTTGCTCGAAGAGACCCGCCACCGCGACGCGTATGCAGTCGAGAGGAGCGCAGTTGCTCGCGACGCATTGTCTGGAACGCTTAGCGGCGATCGTGTGGTCGGAAATCTCGATCAGCTTCCGAGCGCCTCACATCGGATCACCATTGCCAACGAGCTGATCGACAACATTCCGGTTGCCCTTGTCGTGCGCACAGAGGACGGGTGGGTTGAGCAGCTTGTCGGGTGGTCCGGTACTGATTTCGGATTTGTCTACGAGGCTCCGCGGGACGCGGTGCGCGAATGGGCTGATCGACACGCGGGTGCGATCGAAGTCGGGTCCCAGGCCGAGGTGCAGATCGAAGCTGCACAATGGCTGCAACATCTCATCGAGGACACGGAATCCGGCACGGCGATCATATTCGACTACGGGGGGACGACCGAGGAGTTAGCAACCCGGCGAACGTCAGGAACATTGCGTACCTACCGAGGACACCACCTTGGGCCACACCCTTTCGACGAGCCGGGTAAATCAGACATCACCGTTGATGTCGACTTCTCCGCACTTCAACTCGCGGCCGTTGATGTGGGCGCGACGTGCGAGTTGATTCGTCAGGATGATTTCTTGACCAGGTGGGGATTGCGCGATGTTATGTCGCGACTTCGCAGAGAAGAGCTCGAAGCAGCTCGCGCTCGCGATGTCATGCTTCAGATGCGTCTCCGCTCAGAGAGGCTAGATGTTGAGACAGTGTTACACCCTCGCGGTCTAGGTGATTTTCGCGTGCTGATTGTCCGCTGGGCAGGACGTTAA
- a CDS encoding NADH-quinone oxidoreductase subunit M: MGWFDNGWGLSLIVFLPLVGAVAVLLVPKAQEQLLKVTALAFAFVTFGLSVVLAIRFDYGASETIQFGTNQEWISAIGSNYHVGVDGISLPMILLSTFITVLALLYSWNHWPEPRNPKIFSMLILLLATGMTGTFAALDLILFFVFFEIVLLPMYFMIGIWGDRNEVRIPVIGKVTEMRLYASIKFFLFTLFGSAFMLLGFIALYFRSGSGGEERTFDMIELASRGDLFTGSFGFWVFAALALGFAVKVPMFPFHTWLPDAHTAAPTVGSVLLAAVMLKLGTYAFIRISIPILPREALNWAPAIGILAVIGIIYASLACLAQTDMKRLIAFSSVGHMGFVMLGIATMTSIGINAAIIGMVAHGVITGLMFFVAGSMSHRYHTREMSRLGGNQTLMPIMGAILALSAMASLGLPGLAGFWGEFMALLSAFNPNAALDAGLFRTLMVIGAVGTVLTAGYLLWMLQKVNFGEPRESWDDVDLHDVDKWELLAWVPLVVSIIVIGVYPRIVTGATNDAVVELVKNAFGG; this comes from the coding sequence ATGGGTTGGTTTGACAACGGCTGGGGGCTTAGCCTCATCGTCTTCTTACCGCTGGTCGGAGCCGTGGCAGTTCTTCTAGTGCCAAAGGCGCAAGAACAACTGCTAAAAGTTACCGCGCTGGCTTTCGCGTTCGTCACGTTTGGCCTCTCGGTCGTGTTGGCGATTCGCTTTGACTACGGGGCGAGCGAGACGATCCAATTCGGCACGAACCAAGAGTGGATTTCGGCAATCGGATCGAATTATCACGTCGGTGTTGACGGCATTTCACTGCCGATGATCTTGCTCTCGACGTTCATCACGGTGCTTGCCCTCTTGTACTCGTGGAACCACTGGCCCGAGCCGCGCAACCCGAAGATATTCTCGATGCTGATCCTGCTGCTTGCCACCGGCATGACCGGGACCTTTGCAGCGCTCGACCTCATCTTATTCTTCGTGTTCTTCGAGATTGTGCTGTTGCCGATGTACTTCATGATCGGGATCTGGGGAGACCGTAACGAGGTGCGTATTCCGGTGATCGGCAAGGTCACCGAGATGCGACTGTACGCGTCGATCAAGTTCTTCCTGTTCACGCTGTTCGGGTCTGCGTTCATGTTGCTCGGGTTCATAGCGTTGTACTTCAGGTCGGGTTCAGGCGGAGAAGAGCGCACCTTCGACATGATCGAGCTTGCCTCCCGCGGCGACCTGTTCACCGGTTCCTTCGGCTTCTGGGTGTTTGCAGCGCTCGCACTTGGGTTTGCTGTCAAGGTGCCGATGTTTCCGTTCCACACATGGTTGCCCGATGCCCACACCGCTGCGCCGACCGTCGGATCGGTGTTGCTCGCAGCCGTCATGCTGAAACTTGGCACGTATGCGTTCATCCGTATCAGCATTCCGATCCTTCCCCGTGAGGCACTCAACTGGGCTCCAGCGATCGGGATACTTGCGGTGATCGGCATCATCTACGCATCGCTTGCGTGTCTTGCTCAGACCGACATGAAGCGCCTAATCGCCTTCTCCTCGGTCGGGCACATGGGATTTGTGATGCTCGGCATTGCCACGATGACCTCCATCGGAATAAACGCCGCGATTATCGGGATGGTTGCCCACGGTGTCATCACCGGCCTCATGTTCTTCGTAGCCGGTTCGATGAGCCACCGTTACCACACACGTGAAATGTCTCGTCTTGGCGGCAACCAAACGCTGATGCCGATAATGGGTGCGATACTTGCGCTGTCCGCAATGGCGTCGCTCGGTCTGCCCGGGCTTGCCGGCTTCTGGGGGGAGTTCATGGCGCTGCTTTCCGCTTTCAACCCGAACGCCGCGCTCGACGCGGGTCTGTTCCGCACTCTCATGGTGATCGGCGCCGTCGGCACCGTGCTCACCGCCGGGTATCTACTGTGGATGTTGCAGAAGGTCAACTTTGGGGAGCCGCGCGAATCCTGGGACGACGTCGATTTACATGACGTCGACAAGTGGGAGTTGCTTGCATGGGTACCCCTTGTCGTCTCCATCATTGTCATCGGGGTGTATCCGCGCATCGTTACGGGCGCTACGAACGACGCTGTAGTCGAACTAGTCAAGAACGCCTTTGGAGGCTAG
- a CDS encoding methyltransferase, producing MAESDASVRKGGLMATLVSEGMFVDSWVVDDVLPPAGVPSATVVESARVPLVSYPSEWSFSMLRDAALTTLDANLLCLEQGFILKDASAFNVLFRGVTPVIVDVTSVDVFGEEGTWAAYGQFCDHFLAPLMFEAFCGIPFRRVLHSETDGLPIGDLNRLLRGRSALHRGVLSHVRLRSYLEGRSAGMDTDKRRDVAKVVLPKAAVARTIRKMRKLVSSLESSAPSTWADYEAALPYEEVSSQAKAEFVTSAAVATKSHSLAVDVGANVGRFTMILTEHFDSVVGLDSDSGTVDALYTLLAKSDTKNLTPLVVDITNPTPSFGWRGIERSAFTERVQPDFAMWLAVMHHLCLGIGIPLEQMVAQIFGFSREAVVEFVSRDDPMAQRISASRTTALAPYSRDLFEEYVSSHGRIVERHELTTTRTLYHVATS from the coding sequence ATGGCTGAATCCGATGCCTCGGTGCGAAAGGGTGGGCTCATGGCCACCCTCGTTTCGGAGGGCATGTTTGTTGACAGTTGGGTCGTTGACGATGTCCTCCCGCCCGCCGGTGTCCCGTCGGCGACGGTCGTTGAGTCGGCCCGGGTTCCGCTGGTCAGCTATCCGAGTGAGTGGTCGTTTTCGATGCTGAGAGACGCGGCACTGACCACCCTCGACGCAAACCTCTTATGTCTTGAGCAGGGGTTCATTCTCAAAGACGCGTCCGCGTTTAACGTGCTCTTCCGCGGTGTCACTCCGGTCATTGTCGATGTCACGTCCGTTGACGTTTTCGGCGAGGAGGGGACCTGGGCAGCCTACGGCCAGTTCTGCGATCATTTCCTCGCTCCTCTTATGTTTGAGGCGTTCTGTGGAATCCCATTCCGCCGCGTGCTGCACTCCGAGACAGACGGTCTCCCGATTGGGGACCTCAACCGACTCTTGCGTGGCCGCTCCGCGTTGCATCGAGGTGTCCTGTCGCATGTTCGGCTGCGCAGCTACCTAGAAGGACGTTCCGCGGGCATGGACACAGACAAGCGCCGTGATGTGGCCAAGGTCGTGTTACCAAAAGCGGCCGTTGCTCGCACGATCAGAAAGATGCGCAAGCTTGTTTCCTCTCTAGAATCGAGCGCTCCGAGCACATGGGCTGACTACGAGGCGGCGCTTCCCTACGAGGAGGTTTCGTCACAGGCAAAGGCAGAGTTTGTGACAAGCGCCGCAGTAGCGACGAAATCGCACTCTCTGGCGGTCGATGTCGGCGCCAATGTTGGTCGTTTCACCATGATTTTGACTGAGCACTTCGACTCTGTGGTCGGCCTCGATAGCGATTCGGGCACGGTCGACGCGTTGTATACGTTGCTAGCGAAATCCGACACCAAGAACCTGACACCGCTCGTTGTTGACATCACCAACCCGACTCCATCGTTCGGTTGGCGTGGGATCGAACGGTCAGCCTTCACAGAGCGCGTGCAACCCGACTTTGCAATGTGGCTTGCTGTCATGCATCACCTATGTCTTGGCATCGGCATACCGCTTGAGCAGATGGTCGCACAGATCTTCGGGTTCAGCCGTGAGGCGGTTGTCGAGTTCGTCTCTCGCGACGACCCAATGGCGCAGCGGATTTCGGCGAGCCGCACCACAGCCCTCGCCCCATACAGCCGAGACCTGTTTGAGGAGTATGTCTCCTCTCACGGACGGATCGTGGAGCGACATGAATTGACCACAACCCGAACCCTCTACCACGTGGCAACTAGCTAA